The following coding sequences lie in one Syngnathoides biaculeatus isolate LvHL_M chromosome 16, ASM1980259v1, whole genome shotgun sequence genomic window:
- the natd1 gene encoding protein NATD1: protein MAHTAQANAFDANNPQIQVEHDKKRRQFVIRLNGSHDRAVLLYEYVGKKTVDLQHTEVPDAYRGRGIAKHLAKAAMDFVVEEDLKAHLTCWYIQKYVKENPQPRYFEHIYQ from the exons ATGGCTCATACAGCACAAGCAAATGCCTTCGACGCCAATAACCCTCAAATCCAGGTGGAACACGACAAAAAGCGTCGACAGTTTGTCATAAGACTAAACG GGTCCCACGATCGTGCAGTTCTTCTGTATGAATACGTTGGGAAGAAGACGGTGGACCTGCAACACACTGAAGTTCCAGATGCTTACAGAGGGAGAGGAATTGCCAAACACCTGGCCAAG GCGGCCATGGATTTTGTGGTGGAAGAAGATCTGAAAGCTCACCTGACCTGTTGGTACATCCAGAAATATGTCAAAGAGAACCCTCAACCTCGTTACTTCGAACATATTTACCAATAA
- the tmem11 gene encoding transmembrane protein 11, mitochondrial, whose amino-acid sequence MASLGRRRGVPVSRERGVMAATDCYIVHEIYNGENAQDQFEYELEQALEAQYKYIVIEPTRIGDETARWITVGNCLHKTAVLSGAACLLTPLSLPPEYTRYVALPAGALSVACAALYGISWQFDPCCKYQVEYDSQKLSRLPLHTLTSSTPVVLVRRDDIHRKRLHNTIALAALAYCAKKIYELYAV is encoded by the exons ATGGCGTCGCTGGGAAGGAGGCGCGGTGTCCCAGTAAGCAGGGAGAG GGGAGTGATGGCGGCGACAGACTGCTACATTGTTCACGAGATCTACAACGGGGAGAACGCACAGGACCAGTTTGAGTATGAGCTGGAGCAAGCACTGGAGGCCCAGTACAAATACATTGTTATCGAGCCCACGCGCATCGGAGACGAGACGGCGCGGTGGATTACGGTGGGCAACTGCCTGCACAAGACGGCCGTGTTGTCAGGCGCCGCCTGCCTCCTGACGCCGCTTTCCCTGCCTCCGGAATACACGCGCTACGTGGCGTTGCCCGCCGGTGCCCTCAGCGTGGCCTGCGCCGCCCTCTATGGAATTTCGTGGCAGTTCGACCCCTGCTGCAAGTACCAGGTGGAATATGACAGCCAGAAACTGTCGCGGCTGCCCCTGCACACGCTCACCTCCTCCACGCCCGTGGTCTTGGTGCGCAGGGATGATATCCACAGAAAGAGACTCCATAACACGATAGCACTGGCCGCGCTGGCGTACTGCGCCAAGAAGATTTATGAACTCTATGCTGTATGA
- the dhrs7b gene encoding dehydrogenase/reductase SDR family member 7B isoform X3, producing MKVMERVTGGGTLPALLLASVGVLLLYRVLGRLRAGASLRDAVVVITGATSGLGKGARLVLCGRDAGRLEQVVKELSASATGGKQQIYVPSTVTFDLADRHSIDRAAEDILKCYGRVDVLINNAGISYRGNILDTHISVQREVMETNYFGPIALTQALLPSMVRQRSGHIVVVSSVQGKIAIPYRSAYAASKHATQAYFDCLRAEVECYGIPVTVISPGYIRTNLSVNAVRADGSKYGVVDTTTATGRDPRDVAHAVLKAVCDKSKDVVLAGLSPTVAIYLRTLWPGLFFKIMSSRARKELKLKNT from the exons ATGAAG GTGATGGAGCGTGTCACAGGTGGAGGAACGCTGCCAGCACTGCTACTAGCGAGCGTGGGGGTTTTACTTCTCTATCGCGTACTTGGCCGACTTCGAGCTGGTGCATCGCTCCGGGATGCAGTGGTGGTCATCACGGGCGCCACCTCCGGATTAGGCAAAG GGGCTCGATTGGTGTTGTGCGGTCGAGATGCCGGTCGACTGGAGCAGGTGGTGAAGGAGCTGAGTGCAAGCGCAACGGGCGGAAAGCAGCAG ATCTACGTCCCCAGCACCGTGACCTTCGACCTGGCCGACAGGCATTCGATAGACAGAGCGGCCGAGGACATCTTGAAGTGTTACGGACGAGTGGATGTCCTCATCAATAACGCTGGGATCAGTTACCGTGGCAACATACTGGACACTCACATATCGGTTCAGAGGGAGGTTATGGAAACAAATTACTTCGGGCCGATCGCTCTTACGCAAG CTCTCCTGCCGTCCATGGTTCGACAGCGCAGCGGCCACATCGTTGTTGTCAGCAGCGTCCAGGGCAAGATCGCAATTCCGTACAGATCGGCCT ACGCCGCGTCCAAACACGCCACGCAGGCCTACTTTGATTGTTTACGGGCTGAGGTGGAGTGTTACGGGATTCCAGTGACCGTCATCAGCCCAGGATACATCAGGACAAATCTGTCCGTCAATGCCGTCAGGGCCGACGGCTCCAAATATGGCG TTGTGGACACGACCACAGCGACGGGTCGGGATCCCAGAGACGTGGCTCACGCGGTTCTAAAAGCGGTGTGCGACAAGAGCAAAGACGTCGTCTTGGCCGGACTTTCGCCCACAGTGGCCATTTATCTCCGCACGCTATGGCCCGGCCTCTTCTTTAAAATCATGTCGTCACGCGCTCGTAAGGagctaaaactgaaaaatacttGA
- the dhrs7b gene encoding dehydrogenase/reductase SDR family member 7B isoform X1, which produces MKVMERVTGGGTLPALLLASVGVLLLYRVLGRLRAGASLRDAVVVITGATSGLGKECAHVFHSAGARLVLCGRDAGRLEQVVKELSASATGGKQQIYVPSTVTFDLADRHSIDRAAEDILKCYGRVDVLINNAGISYRGNILDTHISVQREVMETNYFGPIALTQALLPSMVRQRSGHIVVVSSVQGKIAIPYRSAYAASKHATQAYFDCLRAEVECYGIPVTVISPGYIRTNLSVNAVRADGSKYGVVDTTTATGRDPRDVAHAVLKAVCDKSKDVVLAGLSPTVAIYLRTLWPGLFFKIMSSRARKELKLKNT; this is translated from the exons ATGAAG GTGATGGAGCGTGTCACAGGTGGAGGAACGCTGCCAGCACTGCTACTAGCGAGCGTGGGGGTTTTACTTCTCTATCGCGTACTTGGCCGACTTCGAGCTGGTGCATCGCTCCGGGATGCAGTGGTGGTCATCACGGGCGCCACCTCCGGATTAGGCAAAG AATGCGCACACGTGTTTCACAGCGCAGGGGCTCGATTGGTGTTGTGCGGTCGAGATGCCGGTCGACTGGAGCAGGTGGTGAAGGAGCTGAGTGCAAGCGCAACGGGCGGAAAGCAGCAG ATCTACGTCCCCAGCACCGTGACCTTCGACCTGGCCGACAGGCATTCGATAGACAGAGCGGCCGAGGACATCTTGAAGTGTTACGGACGAGTGGATGTCCTCATCAATAACGCTGGGATCAGTTACCGTGGCAACATACTGGACACTCACATATCGGTTCAGAGGGAGGTTATGGAAACAAATTACTTCGGGCCGATCGCTCTTACGCAAG CTCTCCTGCCGTCCATGGTTCGACAGCGCAGCGGCCACATCGTTGTTGTCAGCAGCGTCCAGGGCAAGATCGCAATTCCGTACAGATCGGCCT ACGCCGCGTCCAAACACGCCACGCAGGCCTACTTTGATTGTTTACGGGCTGAGGTGGAGTGTTACGGGATTCCAGTGACCGTCATCAGCCCAGGATACATCAGGACAAATCTGTCCGTCAATGCCGTCAGGGCCGACGGCTCCAAATATGGCG TTGTGGACACGACCACAGCGACGGGTCGGGATCCCAGAGACGTGGCTCACGCGGTTCTAAAAGCGGTGTGCGACAAGAGCAAAGACGTCGTCTTGGCCGGACTTTCGCCCACAGTGGCCATTTATCTCCGCACGCTATGGCCCGGCCTCTTCTTTAAAATCATGTCGTCACGCGCTCGTAAGGagctaaaactgaaaaatacttGA
- the dhrs7b gene encoding dehydrogenase/reductase SDR family member 7B isoform X2: protein MERVTGGGTLPALLLASVGVLLLYRVLGRLRAGASLRDAVVVITGATSGLGKECAHVFHSAGARLVLCGRDAGRLEQVVKELSASATGGKQQIYVPSTVTFDLADRHSIDRAAEDILKCYGRVDVLINNAGISYRGNILDTHISVQREVMETNYFGPIALTQALLPSMVRQRSGHIVVVSSVQGKIAIPYRSAYAASKHATQAYFDCLRAEVECYGIPVTVISPGYIRTNLSVNAVRADGSKYGVVDTTTATGRDPRDVAHAVLKAVCDKSKDVVLAGLSPTVAIYLRTLWPGLFFKIMSSRARKELKLKNT, encoded by the exons ATGGAGCGTGTCACAGGTGGAGGAACGCTGCCAGCACTGCTACTAGCGAGCGTGGGGGTTTTACTTCTCTATCGCGTACTTGGCCGACTTCGAGCTGGTGCATCGCTCCGGGATGCAGTGGTGGTCATCACGGGCGCCACCTCCGGATTAGGCAAAG AATGCGCACACGTGTTTCACAGCGCAGGGGCTCGATTGGTGTTGTGCGGTCGAGATGCCGGTCGACTGGAGCAGGTGGTGAAGGAGCTGAGTGCAAGCGCAACGGGCGGAAAGCAGCAG ATCTACGTCCCCAGCACCGTGACCTTCGACCTGGCCGACAGGCATTCGATAGACAGAGCGGCCGAGGACATCTTGAAGTGTTACGGACGAGTGGATGTCCTCATCAATAACGCTGGGATCAGTTACCGTGGCAACATACTGGACACTCACATATCGGTTCAGAGGGAGGTTATGGAAACAAATTACTTCGGGCCGATCGCTCTTACGCAAG CTCTCCTGCCGTCCATGGTTCGACAGCGCAGCGGCCACATCGTTGTTGTCAGCAGCGTCCAGGGCAAGATCGCAATTCCGTACAGATCGGCCT ACGCCGCGTCCAAACACGCCACGCAGGCCTACTTTGATTGTTTACGGGCTGAGGTGGAGTGTTACGGGATTCCAGTGACCGTCATCAGCCCAGGATACATCAGGACAAATCTGTCCGTCAATGCCGTCAGGGCCGACGGCTCCAAATATGGCG TTGTGGACACGACCACAGCGACGGGTCGGGATCCCAGAGACGTGGCTCACGCGGTTCTAAAAGCGGTGTGCGACAAGAGCAAAGACGTCGTCTTGGCCGGACTTTCGCCCACAGTGGCCATTTATCTCCGCACGCTATGGCCCGGCCTCTTCTTTAAAATCATGTCGTCACGCGCTCGTAAGGagctaaaactgaaaaatacttGA
- the cramp1 gene encoding protein cramped-like isoform X1, with protein sequence MVKRKKTSTTCEEHDICMTPGSREGIGVDGTRNPTRKNDGCDEEESGEQAAEERSTKGDERVEILNPAPATLIPGSGSSQQTQPPAEPTSTPCPDQHHFLRSSVRPPSKRIRKDSIGSTVNGHGGAKSKENGTASQGAVGQSGPVPGSTGGVSKTTKGQGPVEKEEQAGNQKRARRQWESWSAEDKNSFFEGLYEHGKDFEAIQNNIAMKYKKRGKPANMVKNKEQVRHFYYRTWHKISKHIDFANVYTRVLKKSSQELYGLICYAELRKKVGGLMDDKNVAKLNELIQQGATTVRSKGRNLRIKAPMCRALKKLCDPDGVSDEEDQKPVRLPLKVAVELQPRSNYSWARVQSLAHNPRLRMVVELHRKVSSLIEYLKQKWAYHDQRIIKSLMEREALEGAQSASPNKPPPEELFLFPAESSSLTTLPGVARVVHSKASCTVHWQESGKARPSAKELPAAQILGIHTVPPSRASSKSGRGNASSAAPVTPHCDACQTEPSTLETSPNGSGKPEERRPSSVAALPQKVGIPTEEATEGGTVEGSKTCTTGVDSSGSLAGAKTTDTLCSSAESALEQCKEDQSASTSSPDGIQTAPAKLSPAGPEEGLPQSSAPAAKERTVEQIRGEGWNVRDAENVTLAELYLMFGKPGKLQLEYEWQSISHPHEKGQAPSQPRIHGKQRVLRCLLRLVTTEVNPKPLAPELCSTATSPLKNPQEEQNQALTPPGKGPIAGVRSPSCGRQQASVRGAKLHLPNIGGSGARNLPRSLLGSSGAAASDSEGNVFAVPTTLPPNSSRHSRMFSPNKEAELALRQQLDSISMQSDLFLSRQRKPRNKLRKPHVVQRTLLPQTTGDTSQHVCSVSILSNSSTTGTGSFRPIQPQLAPASLPPTSKASSSANSDSAVASQLSSALDLAAKTAGIIPGSPCREPDPPGLVTPVPVDTDPDSQLLQHNVSENGLPPPSPGATEGGDSLLSPPSVASLLDISLPGPPEEAMTPGENQTHISDSIIELAINSAHYGEEATLSPAKLGSSEGSKLLASSPSISPSRGWIPSPSHDPQWYPSDSSDSTLGCLLSSMVSSDKGRRSTLTPSGPSSGTALLGPSLLDCNSHDSFQSRGLPDVAEMDSQLACMMNESSVDYIARFNDLAQELAVAEPSIPPP encoded by the exons CATGACACCGGGCTCCAGGGAGGGAATCGGTGTCGATGGGACGAGGAATCCGACCAGAAAGAACGACGGTTGCGACGAGGAGGAGAGCGGAGAGCAGGCGGCCGAGGAGCGCAGTACAAAGGGAGACGAGCGAGTGGAAATTCTTAATCCAGCACCCGCTACCCTCATCCCCGGTTCGGGTTCTAGCCAGCAGACCCAGCCCCCGGCGGAGCCCACCAGCACCCCGTGCCCTGACCAACATCATTTTCTCCGCTCGAGCGTTCGACCTCCGAGCAAAAGGATCCGGAAGGATTCCATCGGCTCGACCGTCAACGGCCATGGCGGGGCCAAATCGAAAG AGAACGGTACCGCTTCCCAGGGTGCAGTGGGACAGTCTGGACCGGTGCCCGGGTCTACGGGAGGAGTTTCCAAGACCACCAAGGGCCAAGGACCTGTTGAGAAGGAGGAGCAAGCCGGTAACCAAAAGCGGGCCCGTCGGCAGTGGGAATCCTGGAGCGCGGAGGataaaaacagcttttttgAAGGGCTCTATGAG CACGGCAAGGATTTTGAGGCCATCCAGAATAACATTGCCATGAAGTACAAGAAGAGAGGCAAGccggcaaacatggtgaaaaaCAAGGAACAGGTCCGCCACTTCTACTACCGCACGTGGCACAAGATCTCCAAGCACATTGACTTTGCCAATG TTTACACCCGAGTGCTAAAAAAATCCTCCCAGGAACTCTACGGTCTCATCTGCTATGCTGAACTCCGCAAAAAAGTTGGAGGGC TTATGGATGACAAGAATGTGGCAAAGCTGAATGAACTCATCCAACAAGG GGCCACCACTGTGCGCTCCAAAGGGAGGAACTTGCGGATTAAAGCACCCATGTGCCGTGCGCTGAAGAAACTTTGTGACCCGGATG GAGTAAGTGACGAGGAGGACCAGAAGCCGGTGCGTTTACCCCTGaaggtggctgtggagcttCAGCCACGCAGCAACTACTCCTGGGCCCGTGTTCAGAGTCTAGCGCACAACCCCCGCCTTAG GATGGTGGTGGAGCTTCACAGGAAAGTTTCCAGCCTCATTGAGTACCTGAAACAGAAGTGGGCCTATCACGACCAGAGAATT ATTAAAAGTCTGATGGAAAGGGAAGCGTTAGAAGGGGCTCAGTCCGCTTCTCCGAACAAGCCGCCACCCGAAGAGCTCTTTCTTTTCCCGGCAGAGAGCAGCTCCTTGACCACACTACCCGGCGTGGCACGTGTGGTTCACTCCAAGGCCTCATGCACTGTACACTGGCAAGAAAGCGGCAAGGCCCGGCCCAGCGCCAAAGAGCTACCCGCTGCTCAGATCCTGGGTATTCACACAGTTCCGCCCTCACGAGCAAGCAGCAAATCCGGACGAGGAAACGCGAGTTCAGCTGCTCCAGTGACGCCACACTGTGACGCTTGTCAAACCGAGCCCTCCACCCTCGAGACTTCGCCCAACGGCTCTGGCAAGCCAGAGGAGAGGAGGCCATCATCTGTAGCCGCACTTCCCCAGAAAGTTGGGATTCCCACAGAGGAGGCAACCGAGGGAGGGACTGTTGAGGGGAGCAAAACCTGCACCACTGGTGTCGATTCCAGTGGGAGCCTCGCAGGGGCCAAAACGACAGATACTTTGTGTAGTAGTGCAGAGAGCGCACTAGAGCAATGCAAGGAGGACCAGAGCGCGAGCACATCCTCCCCGGACGGCATCCAGACTGCTCCAGCCAAGCTTTCGCCGGCTGGCCCAGAGGAGGGTTTGCCGCAGAGTTCGGCCCCCGCGGCCAAAGAGCGAACCGTCGAGCAGATCAGAGGGGAAGGCTGGAACGTCCGTGACGCAGAGAACGTCACGCTGGCCGAGTTGTATTTGATGTTCGGGAAACCTGGCAAGCTGCAGCTGGAGTACGAGTGGCAGTCCATCTCGCACCCTCACGAAAAAGGGCAAGCGCCGTCGCAGCCGAGAATCCACGGGAAGCAACGAGTACTACGGTGTCTGCTAAGACTGGTCACTACAGAGGTCAACCCCAAGCCTTTG GCCCCAGAGCTTTGTTCCACAGCCACATCACCCCTCAAGAATCCCCAGGAGGAGCAAAACCAGGCCCTCACGCCCCCAGGAAAAGGCCCTATCGCAGGGGTCCGCAGCCCGAGTTGTGGCCGGCAGCAGGCTTCTGTCCGAGGGGCCAAGTTACACCTGCCAAACATTGGAGGCTCAG GTGCACGCAACCTTCCCCGCTCTCTTCTGGGCTCGTCAGGGGCCGCAGCCAGCGACTCCGAAGGCAACGTGTTTGCGGTGCCCACCACGCTCCCGCCGAACAGTTCCCGCCACAGCCGAATGTTCTCCCCCAACAAGGAGGCCGAACTGGCCCTGAGGCAGCAGCTCGACTCCATCAGC ATGCAGTCAGATCTTTTCCTTTCAAGACAAAGAAAACCTCGTAACAAACTCCGGAAACCGCACGTGGTtcag CGAACTCTTCTACCGCAAACCACGGGGGACACTTCGCAGCACGTCTGCTCTGTCTCCATCCTTTCCAACTCCTCTACCACAG GAACTGGATCTTTCCGGCCAATTCAACCCCAGCTCGCTcctgcctccctccctccaacGTCCAAGGCTTCGTCCTCGGCTAACTCAGATTCTGCAGTCGCTAGCCAGCTCTCCA gtgcaCTGGATCTTGCAGCTAAGACTGCAGGCATCATTCCTGGAAGTCCTTGTCGGGAGCCGGATCCTCCCGGGCTGGTCACCCCCGTACCAGTTGACACTGATCCAGACTCTCAGCTCCTCCAGCACAACGTCTCAGAG AATGGTCTACCTCCGCCATCTCCCGGAGCCACAGAAGGCGGAGACTCTCTCCTCTCTCCGCCCAGCGTCGCCTCGCTCCTGGACATCTCTTTGCCGGGCCCCCCCGAGGAGGCCATGACCCCCGGAGAGAATCAGACGCACATCAGCGACTCCATCATCGAGCTCGCCATCAACTCTGCCCACTACG GCGAGGAGGCGACGCTCTCTCCGGCCAAGCTGGGCAGCAGCGAGGGCTCCAAACTGCTGGCCTCGTCTCCCTCCATCAGCCCGTCCCGGGGCTGGATTCCTTCACCAAGCCACGACCCGCAGTGGTATCCCAGCGACTCCTCCGACTCCACGCTGGGATGTCTCCTAT CCAGCATGGTGTCTTCTGACAAGGGCCGGCGGAGCACCCTCACCCCCTCTGGCCCCTCCAGCGGCACGGCTTTGCTGGGTCCCAGCCTCCTTGACTGCAACTCCCACGATTCCTTTCAGTCACGGGGGCTTCCTGATGTGGCTGAG ATGGACTCTCAGCTTGCCTGCATGATGAACGAGAGCAGCGTGGACTACATCGCGCGCTTTAACGACCTGGCTCAGGAGCTCGCTGTGGCCGAACCCTCGATTCCGCCACCCTGA
- the cramp1 gene encoding protein cramped-like isoform X2: METSHSDFYCSMTPGSREGIGVDGTRNPTRKNDGCDEEESGEQAAEERSTKGDERVEILNPAPATLIPGSGSSQQTQPPAEPTSTPCPDQHHFLRSSVRPPSKRIRKDSIGSTVNGHGGAKSKENGTASQGAVGQSGPVPGSTGGVSKTTKGQGPVEKEEQAGNQKRARRQWESWSAEDKNSFFEGLYEHGKDFEAIQNNIAMKYKKRGKPANMVKNKEQVRHFYYRTWHKISKHIDFANVYTRVLKKSSQELYGLICYAELRKKVGGLMDDKNVAKLNELIQQGATTVRSKGRNLRIKAPMCRALKKLCDPDGVSDEEDQKPVRLPLKVAVELQPRSNYSWARVQSLAHNPRLRMVVELHRKVSSLIEYLKQKWAYHDQRIIKSLMEREALEGAQSASPNKPPPEELFLFPAESSSLTTLPGVARVVHSKASCTVHWQESGKARPSAKELPAAQILGIHTVPPSRASSKSGRGNASSAAPVTPHCDACQTEPSTLETSPNGSGKPEERRPSSVAALPQKVGIPTEEATEGGTVEGSKTCTTGVDSSGSLAGAKTTDTLCSSAESALEQCKEDQSASTSSPDGIQTAPAKLSPAGPEEGLPQSSAPAAKERTVEQIRGEGWNVRDAENVTLAELYLMFGKPGKLQLEYEWQSISHPHEKGQAPSQPRIHGKQRVLRCLLRLVTTEVNPKPLAPELCSTATSPLKNPQEEQNQALTPPGKGPIAGVRSPSCGRQQASVRGAKLHLPNIGGSGARNLPRSLLGSSGAAASDSEGNVFAVPTTLPPNSSRHSRMFSPNKEAELALRQQLDSISMQSDLFLSRQRKPRNKLRKPHVVQRTLLPQTTGDTSQHVCSVSILSNSSTTGTGSFRPIQPQLAPASLPPTSKASSSANSDSAVASQLSSALDLAAKTAGIIPGSPCREPDPPGLVTPVPVDTDPDSQLLQHNVSENGLPPPSPGATEGGDSLLSPPSVASLLDISLPGPPEEAMTPGENQTHISDSIIELAINSAHYGEEATLSPAKLGSSEGSKLLASSPSISPSRGWIPSPSHDPQWYPSDSSDSTLGCLLSSMVSSDKGRRSTLTPSGPSSGTALLGPSLLDCNSHDSFQSRGLPDVAEMDSQLACMMNESSVDYIARFNDLAQELAVAEPSIPPP, from the exons CATGACACCGGGCTCCAGGGAGGGAATCGGTGTCGATGGGACGAGGAATCCGACCAGAAAGAACGACGGTTGCGACGAGGAGGAGAGCGGAGAGCAGGCGGCCGAGGAGCGCAGTACAAAGGGAGACGAGCGAGTGGAAATTCTTAATCCAGCACCCGCTACCCTCATCCCCGGTTCGGGTTCTAGCCAGCAGACCCAGCCCCCGGCGGAGCCCACCAGCACCCCGTGCCCTGACCAACATCATTTTCTCCGCTCGAGCGTTCGACCTCCGAGCAAAAGGATCCGGAAGGATTCCATCGGCTCGACCGTCAACGGCCATGGCGGGGCCAAATCGAAAG AGAACGGTACCGCTTCCCAGGGTGCAGTGGGACAGTCTGGACCGGTGCCCGGGTCTACGGGAGGAGTTTCCAAGACCACCAAGGGCCAAGGACCTGTTGAGAAGGAGGAGCAAGCCGGTAACCAAAAGCGGGCCCGTCGGCAGTGGGAATCCTGGAGCGCGGAGGataaaaacagcttttttgAAGGGCTCTATGAG CACGGCAAGGATTTTGAGGCCATCCAGAATAACATTGCCATGAAGTACAAGAAGAGAGGCAAGccggcaaacatggtgaaaaaCAAGGAACAGGTCCGCCACTTCTACTACCGCACGTGGCACAAGATCTCCAAGCACATTGACTTTGCCAATG TTTACACCCGAGTGCTAAAAAAATCCTCCCAGGAACTCTACGGTCTCATCTGCTATGCTGAACTCCGCAAAAAAGTTGGAGGGC TTATGGATGACAAGAATGTGGCAAAGCTGAATGAACTCATCCAACAAGG GGCCACCACTGTGCGCTCCAAAGGGAGGAACTTGCGGATTAAAGCACCCATGTGCCGTGCGCTGAAGAAACTTTGTGACCCGGATG GAGTAAGTGACGAGGAGGACCAGAAGCCGGTGCGTTTACCCCTGaaggtggctgtggagcttCAGCCACGCAGCAACTACTCCTGGGCCCGTGTTCAGAGTCTAGCGCACAACCCCCGCCTTAG GATGGTGGTGGAGCTTCACAGGAAAGTTTCCAGCCTCATTGAGTACCTGAAACAGAAGTGGGCCTATCACGACCAGAGAATT ATTAAAAGTCTGATGGAAAGGGAAGCGTTAGAAGGGGCTCAGTCCGCTTCTCCGAACAAGCCGCCACCCGAAGAGCTCTTTCTTTTCCCGGCAGAGAGCAGCTCCTTGACCACACTACCCGGCGTGGCACGTGTGGTTCACTCCAAGGCCTCATGCACTGTACACTGGCAAGAAAGCGGCAAGGCCCGGCCCAGCGCCAAAGAGCTACCCGCTGCTCAGATCCTGGGTATTCACACAGTTCCGCCCTCACGAGCAAGCAGCAAATCCGGACGAGGAAACGCGAGTTCAGCTGCTCCAGTGACGCCACACTGTGACGCTTGTCAAACCGAGCCCTCCACCCTCGAGACTTCGCCCAACGGCTCTGGCAAGCCAGAGGAGAGGAGGCCATCATCTGTAGCCGCACTTCCCCAGAAAGTTGGGATTCCCACAGAGGAGGCAACCGAGGGAGGGACTGTTGAGGGGAGCAAAACCTGCACCACTGGTGTCGATTCCAGTGGGAGCCTCGCAGGGGCCAAAACGACAGATACTTTGTGTAGTAGTGCAGAGAGCGCACTAGAGCAATGCAAGGAGGACCAGAGCGCGAGCACATCCTCCCCGGACGGCATCCAGACTGCTCCAGCCAAGCTTTCGCCGGCTGGCCCAGAGGAGGGTTTGCCGCAGAGTTCGGCCCCCGCGGCCAAAGAGCGAACCGTCGAGCAGATCAGAGGGGAAGGCTGGAACGTCCGTGACGCAGAGAACGTCACGCTGGCCGAGTTGTATTTGATGTTCGGGAAACCTGGCAAGCTGCAGCTGGAGTACGAGTGGCAGTCCATCTCGCACCCTCACGAAAAAGGGCAAGCGCCGTCGCAGCCGAGAATCCACGGGAAGCAACGAGTACTACGGTGTCTGCTAAGACTGGTCACTACAGAGGTCAACCCCAAGCCTTTG GCCCCAGAGCTTTGTTCCACAGCCACATCACCCCTCAAGAATCCCCAGGAGGAGCAAAACCAGGCCCTCACGCCCCCAGGAAAAGGCCCTATCGCAGGGGTCCGCAGCCCGAGTTGTGGCCGGCAGCAGGCTTCTGTCCGAGGGGCCAAGTTACACCTGCCAAACATTGGAGGCTCAG GTGCACGCAACCTTCCCCGCTCTCTTCTGGGCTCGTCAGGGGCCGCAGCCAGCGACTCCGAAGGCAACGTGTTTGCGGTGCCCACCACGCTCCCGCCGAACAGTTCCCGCCACAGCCGAATGTTCTCCCCCAACAAGGAGGCCGAACTGGCCCTGAGGCAGCAGCTCGACTCCATCAGC ATGCAGTCAGATCTTTTCCTTTCAAGACAAAGAAAACCTCGTAACAAACTCCGGAAACCGCACGTGGTtcag CGAACTCTTCTACCGCAAACCACGGGGGACACTTCGCAGCACGTCTGCTCTGTCTCCATCCTTTCCAACTCCTCTACCACAG GAACTGGATCTTTCCGGCCAATTCAACCCCAGCTCGCTcctgcctccctccctccaacGTCCAAGGCTTCGTCCTCGGCTAACTCAGATTCTGCAGTCGCTAGCCAGCTCTCCA gtgcaCTGGATCTTGCAGCTAAGACTGCAGGCATCATTCCTGGAAGTCCTTGTCGGGAGCCGGATCCTCCCGGGCTGGTCACCCCCGTACCAGTTGACACTGATCCAGACTCTCAGCTCCTCCAGCACAACGTCTCAGAG AATGGTCTACCTCCGCCATCTCCCGGAGCCACAGAAGGCGGAGACTCTCTCCTCTCTCCGCCCAGCGTCGCCTCGCTCCTGGACATCTCTTTGCCGGGCCCCCCCGAGGAGGCCATGACCCCCGGAGAGAATCAGACGCACATCAGCGACTCCATCATCGAGCTCGCCATCAACTCTGCCCACTACG GCGAGGAGGCGACGCTCTCTCCGGCCAAGCTGGGCAGCAGCGAGGGCTCCAAACTGCTGGCCTCGTCTCCCTCCATCAGCCCGTCCCGGGGCTGGATTCCTTCACCAAGCCACGACCCGCAGTGGTATCCCAGCGACTCCTCCGACTCCACGCTGGGATGTCTCCTAT CCAGCATGGTGTCTTCTGACAAGGGCCGGCGGAGCACCCTCACCCCCTCTGGCCCCTCCAGCGGCACGGCTTTGCTGGGTCCCAGCCTCCTTGACTGCAACTCCCACGATTCCTTTCAGTCACGGGGGCTTCCTGATGTGGCTGAG ATGGACTCTCAGCTTGCCTGCATGATGAACGAGAGCAGCGTGGACTACATCGCGCGCTTTAACGACCTGGCTCAGGAGCTCGCTGTGGCCGAACCCTCGATTCCGCCACCCTGA